One region of Budorcas taxicolor isolate Tak-1 chromosome 3, Takin1.1, whole genome shotgun sequence genomic DNA includes:
- the LOC128044976 gene encoding T-cell surface glycoprotein CD1a-like, producing the protein MLFLQLPLLLALLVSGDNEENKNSVPEGFEEPVSFKVICVLSFHNSSWVQILCSGWLGELQTHGWKSNPGTIIYLWPWSKGNFSNEELMELQNMFHMSLVRFVQAFYSHARKWQFEYPFEGQIVKGCELHAGEAPVGFMRIAYQGSDFLSFQNKSWVSSPEGGRRAQVLRRLFNFFEGTQEIIHKLLSDTCPRFLLGLLDAGKAYLQRQVRPEAWLSPGPSPGPGHLMLVCHVSGFCPKPIWVMWMRGEQEQQGTQRSDVLPNADGTSYLQVSLDVEASEASGLSCRVRHISLGGQDIILYWDHHSSVGWIALAVIVTLVLMAGLAFWLWKLWTHREAPSSSLPLE; encoded by the exons ATGCTGTTTCTGCAACTTCCATTGCTCCTGGCTCTCCTCGTGAGTGGAGACAATGAAGAGAATAAGAACTCTGTTCCAGAAg GCTTTGAGGAGCCCGTTTCCTTCAAAGTCATCTGTGTCTTATCCTTCCACAACAGTTCTTGGGTGCAAATTCTGTGCTCAGGCTGGTTGGGTGAGTTGCAGACTCATGGCTGGAAGAGCAATCCTGGCACTATTATTTACCTGTGGCCTTGGTCCAAGGGCAACTTCAGCAATGAGGAGTTGATGGAACTGCAAAATATGTTTCACATGAGCCTCGTTAGATTTGTTCAGGCATTTTACAGCCATGCCAGGAAATGGCAATTTGAAT ATCCCTTTGAGGGACAGATAGTAAAAGGCTGTGAGCTGCATgctggggaagccccagtaggCTTTATGCGGATTGCTTATCAAGGATCAGACTTCTTGAGCTTTCAGAACAAGTCATGGGTGTCCTCTCCAGAGGGTGGAAGAAGGGCTCAGGTCCTCAGAAGactatttaatttctttgaagGAACCCAGGAAATAATACACAAGCTGCTCAGTGATACCTGCCCACGTTTCCTCTTGGGTCTTCTTGATGCCGGGAAGGCATATCTCCAGAGACAAG TACGACCAGAGGCCTGGCTCTCCCCAGGCCCCAGTCCTggccctggccacctgatgctggtTTGTCACGTCTCTGGATTCTGCCCAAAGCCCATTTGGGTGATGTGGATGCGGGGTGAGCAGGAGCAACAGGGCACTCAGAGAAGTGATGTCTTGCCTAATGCTGATGGGACATCGTATCTTCAAGTTTCCTTGGATGTGGAAGCCAGTGAGGCATCTGGCCTGAGTTGCCGGGTGAGACACATCAGTCTAGGAGGCCAGGACATCATCCTCTACTGGG ATCATCACAGCTCTGTGGGCTGGATCGCCTTGGCAGTGATAGTGACACTGGTGCTCATGGCAGGTCTTGCATTTTGGCTTTGGAAGCTCTG GACACACCGTGAAGCCCCAAGCTCTAGTCTCCCTTTGGAATGA